One genomic region from Enterobacter hormaechei ATCC 49162 encodes:
- the narJ gene encoding nitrate reductase molybdenum cofactor assembly chaperone, protein MIELVIVSRLLEYPDAALVQHQQELFDALASSENLDKEDAQKLGIFLRDLLARDLLDAQADYSQLFDRGRATSLLLFEHVHGESRDRGQAMVDLMAQYEQHGLQLDSRELPDHLPLYLEYLAQLPKEEALGGLQDIAPILALLGARLQQRESSYVVLFDLLVKLANASVDSQKVAEKIADEARDDTPQALDAVWEEEQVKFFADQNCGESEISAHQRRFAGAVAPQYLNISNGGQH, encoded by the coding sequence ATGATTGAACTCGTCATTGTTTCGCGTCTGCTCGAGTACCCGGATGCTGCACTTGTGCAGCATCAGCAGGAACTCTTTGATGCACTCGCGTCATCTGAAAATCTGGATAAAGAGGATGCCCAGAAGCTGGGCATTTTCCTCCGCGACCTGCTGGCGCGCGATCTGCTCGATGCACAGGCGGACTACAGCCAGCTGTTTGACCGGGGTCGTGCCACGTCTCTGCTGCTGTTCGAACACGTTCACGGTGAATCCCGCGACCGTGGTCAGGCGATGGTGGATCTGATGGCCCAGTACGAGCAGCACGGTTTGCAGCTCGACAGCCGCGAGCTGCCGGATCACCTGCCGCTGTATCTGGAATATCTGGCACAGTTGCCGAAAGAGGAAGCACTGGGTGGGTTGCAGGACATCGCCCCCATTCTGGCGTTGCTCGGCGCGCGTCTCCAGCAACGTGAGAGCAGCTATGTAGTGCTGTTCGACCTGCTGGTGAAACTGGCTAACGCCTCGGTGGACAGTCAAAAGGTGGCGGAAAAAATCGCGGATGAAGCCCGTGACGATACCCCACAAGCGCTGGATGCGGTCTGGGAAGAGGAGCAGGTGAAATTCTTTGCTGACCAGAACTGTGGCGAATCTGAAATCTCAGCGCATCAGCGTCGTTTTGCCGGCGCGGTGGCTCCGCAATATTTGAATATCTCTAACGGAGGACAGCACTAA
- the narI gene encoding respiratory nitrate reductase subunit gamma gives MHFLNMFFFDIYPYIAGTVFLVGSWLRYDYGQYTWRAASSQMLDRKGMNLASNLFHIGILGIFAGHFLGMLTPHWMYEAWLPIEVKQKMAMIAGGACGVMTLVGGLLLLKRRLFSPRVRATTTGADILILSLLMVQCALGLLTIPFSAQHMDGSEMMKLVGWAQSVVTFHGGASEHLDGVAFIFRVHLVLGMTLFVLFPFSRLVHIWSAPVEYLTRKYQIVRARR, from the coding sequence ATGCACTTCCTGAATATGTTCTTCTTTGACATTTACCCGTATATCGCGGGCACCGTGTTCCTGGTGGGAAGCTGGCTGCGTTATGACTATGGCCAGTACACCTGGCGTGCTGCCTCCAGCCAGATGCTGGATCGTAAAGGGATGAACCTGGCGTCTAACCTGTTCCACATCGGGATTTTAGGGATTTTCGCCGGTCACTTCCTGGGGATGCTGACGCCGCACTGGATGTACGAAGCGTGGCTGCCGATTGAAGTGAAGCAGAAGATGGCGATGATCGCCGGTGGTGCCTGCGGTGTGATGACCCTGGTGGGTGGTCTGCTGCTGCTGAAACGCCGTCTGTTCAGCCCACGCGTGCGGGCGACCACTACGGGCGCGGACATCCTGATCCTCTCCCTGCTGATGGTGCAGTGCGCGCTGGGCCTGCTGACCATTCCGTTCTCTGCACAGCATATGGACGGCAGTGAAATGATGAAGCTGGTGGGATGGGCGCAGTCCGTGGTGACCTTCCACGGCGGAGCGTCTGAGCATCTGGACGGCGTGGCGTTTATCTTCCGCGTTCACCTGGTGCTGGGGATGACGCTGTTTGTGCTGTTCCCGTTCTCCCGCCTGGTGCACATCTGGAGCGCGCCGGTGGAGTACCTGACGCGCAAATATCAGATTGTGCGCGCGCGTCGCTGA
- the purU gene encoding formyltetrahydrofolate deformylase yields the protein MQSLQRKVLRTICPDQKGLIARITNICYKHELNIVQNNEFVDHRTGRFFMRTELEGIFNDTTLLADLDSALPEGSVRELNPAGRRRIVILVTKEAHCLGDLLMKANYGGLDVEIAAVIGNHETLRTLVERFDIPFELVSHEGHTREEHDNLMAAAIEAHNPDYVVLAKYMRVLTPSFVARFPNKIINIHHSFLPAFIGARPYHQAYERGVKIIGATAHYVNDNLDEGPIIMQDVIHVDHTYTAEDMMRAGRDVEKNVLSRALYQVLAQRVFVYGNRTIIL from the coding sequence ATGCAATCATTACAACGTAAAGTTCTGCGCACTATCTGTCCCGATCAAAAAGGGCTGATCGCACGAATCACCAACATTTGCTACAAGCATGAACTGAATATCGTGCAGAACAACGAGTTCGTTGACCACCGTACCGGTCGCTTCTTTATGCGTACTGAACTGGAAGGGATTTTCAACGACACAACCCTGCTTGCCGATCTGGACAGCGCCCTGCCGGAAGGCTCGGTGCGTGAGCTTAACCCGGCGGGCCGTCGCCGCATTGTCATTCTGGTCACCAAAGAGGCACACTGCCTGGGCGATCTGTTGATGAAAGCTAACTACGGTGGCCTGGACGTCGAAATTGCCGCCGTCATTGGCAACCACGAAACCCTGCGTACGCTGGTTGAGCGTTTCGATATTCCGTTTGAGCTGGTCAGCCACGAGGGTCATACCCGTGAAGAGCACGACAACCTGATGGCTGCTGCCATTGAAGCGCATAACCCGGACTATGTGGTGCTGGCAAAATACATGCGCGTGCTGACGCCGTCATTCGTGGCGCGTTTCCCTAACAAGATTATCAACATCCACCACTCCTTCCTGCCAGCCTTTATTGGCGCGCGTCCGTATCACCAGGCATACGAGCGCGGCGTAAAGATTATCGGCGCAACCGCGCACTACGTGAATGACAATCTGGACGAAGGTCCAATCATTATGCAGGACGTGATTCACGTGGATCACACCTACACGGCGGAAGATATGATGCGTGCAGGCCGTGACGTTGAGAAGAACGTGTTAAGTCGGGCGCTCTATCAGGTGCTGGCCCAGCGAGTCTTTGTTTACGGCAACAGAACGATTATTCTTTAA
- a CDS encoding YchJ family protein, whose translation MSQLCPCGSALEYSLCCQRYLSGEQVAPDPSHLMRSRYTAFVIKNADYLIKTWHPSCHAADFRQEIEAGFANTVWLGLTVFEAAPGRDANEGYVSFVARFSEQNKPGAIIERSRFLKESGQWYYIDGTRPQFGRNDPCPCGSGKKFKKCCGSNA comes from the coding sequence GTGTCTCAACTCTGCCCCTGTGGTAGCGCTCTGGAGTATAGCCTATGTTGCCAGCGATATCTTTCTGGCGAGCAGGTTGCACCAGACCCGTCACACCTTATGCGCTCGCGGTATACTGCTTTTGTGATCAAAAACGCAGACTACCTGATTAAAACCTGGCATCCGTCCTGCCATGCTGCCGATTTTCGGCAAGAGATTGAAGCCGGATTTGCCAACACCGTCTGGCTGGGCCTCACCGTCTTTGAAGCGGCTCCAGGCCGCGATGCCAACGAAGGCTATGTCAGTTTTGTCGCCCGCTTTAGCGAACAAAACAAACCCGGCGCCATCATTGAACGCTCACGGTTCTTAAAGGAGAGCGGGCAATGGTATTATATTGACGGCACACGTCCGCAATTCGGTCGTAACGATCCCTGCCCCTGTGGTTCAGGAAAAAAATTCAAAAAGTGTTGCGGCAGTAATGCCTGA